One stretch of Arachis duranensis cultivar V14167 chromosome 1, aradu.V14167.gnm2.J7QH, whole genome shotgun sequence DNA includes these proteins:
- the LOC107479207 gene encoding protein MAIN-LIKE 2-like → MLTCDYPVLPDRYNDKVEERLRLTGIYHASQIGVVQCQKLLVNALIERWHPNTHTFYLSIGECAVTLENMAIIIGLSTDGLPVTEMTMSSFEVLEVECLHQFGVAPSKSACRRSCIKLTWLRDLKENLQLTDENSIQRYVKCHIMLLIRTILFGDKSDTGVPI, encoded by the coding sequence ATGTTGACATGTGATTACCCAGTTCTTCCGGATCGGTACAATGATAAGGTAGAGGAGCGTTTACGATTAACTGGAATTTATCATGCGTCTCAGATTGGGGTAGTCCAATGTCAGAAACTACTGGTGAATGCTCTAATCGAAAGGTGGCACCCAAACACGCATACCTTTTACCTTTCGATTGGTGAATGTGCTGTGACGCTTGAAAATATGGCAATAATTATTGGCCTTTCGACGGACGGTCTTCCAGTCACAGAGATGACAATGAGTAGTTTTGAAGTCTTGGAGGTGGAGTGTTTACACCAGTTTGGAGTTGCACCCAGTAAGTCAGCATGTAGAAGAAGCTGCATAAAACTGACCTGGTTGCGGGATCTAAAAGAAAACTTACAGTTGACTGATGAAAATAGTATACAGAGGTATGTGAAGTGCCACATTATGTTGTTGATCAGAACGATCTTGTTTGGGGACAAGTCTGACACAGGTGTGCCAATCTAG
- the LOC107479085 gene encoding plastidal glycolate/glycerate translocator 1, chloroplastic, with translation MATLLPTVLLRPPSLSVAPRSNHLLAPNGLQKGSFSHNTVIKGKGQRLRLLQRQMGASHGDGIRKSREISAKSASTESGGTSSSTLTQSVVGLFHLIVSLGLILAMDKYLKKAFVAAAIKFPSALFGMFCIFSLLIVLDSTLPSAATALMNFFEPAFMFIQRYLPLFYVPSLVVLPLSVRDIPPASGIKICLIIVGGWLATVCVAGFTAIAVRKAVKTQMVDAEPMGKTSPFSTFEVWIWTGVLLASFLGALFYPTALGTAARTSLPFLLAATVLGYMVGSGLPSTVKMVFHPIICCALSADLVAYAFGYLSKSGFEPVLGHYLTKAASDPGAGDILMGFLGSVILSFAFSMFKQRKLVKRHAAEIFTSVIISTVFSLYSTALVGRLVGLEQSLTVSILPRCITVALALSIVSLFEGTNPSLTAAVVVVTGLVGANFVQATLDKLGFRDPIARGIATASSAHGLGTAALSAKEPEALPFCAIAYALNGIFGSILCSIPAVRQSLLALVG, from the exons ATGGCGACCCTTTTACCCACCGTGCTTCTGAGGCCACCGTCTCTCTCAGTCGCCCCCAGGTCAAACCATCTTCTTGCTCCCAATGGCCTCCAGAAAGGCTCCTTTTCGCACAATACAGTCATCAAGGGAAAAGGCCAACGCCTCCGCCTCCTCCAAAGGCAAATGGGTGCCTCTCATGGTGATGGAATTCGCAAAAGCCGAGAAATTTCAGCAAAATCAGCTAGCACTGAATCTGGCGGCACTTCCTCTTCCACACTTACCCAAAGT GTAGTTGGGCTCTTCCATTTGATTGTGTCCCTGGGGCTTATTCTTGCAATGGACAAGTATTTGAAGAAAGCGTTCGTAGCTGCTGCCATTAAGTTCCCCAGCGCATTGTTCGGGATGTTCTGTATATTCTCGCTTCTGATTGTTCTTGACTCCACCCTGCCTTCTGCGGCTACTGCCTTGATGAACTTCTTTGAGCCTGCCTTCATGTTCATACAGAGATATCTCCCTTTGTTCTATGTTCCTTCTTTGGTTGTCCTGCCTCTTTCTGTCAGAGATATTCCGCCTGCTTCTGGCATCAAAATTTGCCTCATTATAG TTGGAGGATGGCTAGCTACGGTTTGTGTTGCCGGTTTCACGGCTATAGCAGTGAGAAAAGCAGTGAAGACACAAATGGTAGATGCCGAGCCTATGGGAAAAACCTCCCCATTTTCTACCTTTGAAGTGTGGATATGGACTGGGGTTCTCCTTGCTTCGTTCCTCGGTGCATTGTTCTACCCAACAGCATTGGGGACAGCTGCCAGAACTTCCCTTCCATTCTTGCTTGCTGCAACTGTCTTAGGCTACATGGTTGGCTCTGG gTTACCATCGACTGTGAAGATGGTCTTCCATCCAATAATTTGCTGTGCACTATCAGCTGATCTCGTAGCATATGCTTTTGGCTATCTATCCAAGTCTGGGTTTGAACCTGTTCTTG GGCATTACCTTACAAAGGCAGCCTCTGATCCTGGAGCTGGTGATATTTTAATGGGATTTTTAGGATCTGTTATTCTCTCGTTCGCTTTCTCTATGTTCAAACAAAGAAAG CTTGTGAAAAGGCATGCAGCTGAGATTTTCACCTCTGTCATAATCTCAACAGTGTTCTCACTGTATTCTACTGCCCTTGTTGGACGTCTCGTTGGATTAGAACAATCTCTAACCGTGTCCATTCTACCCAGATGTATAACAGTGGCACTGGCACTCAGCATTGTATCTTTGTTTGAAG GTACCAATCCATCTCTTACGGCAGCTGTGGTTGTAGTAACTGGTCTGGTTGGAGCAAATTTTGTACAAGCAACACTTGATAAACTTGGTTTTCGTGATCCAATTGCCCGAGGAATAGCAACTGCATCTAG TGCCCATGGGCTTGGAACAGCTGCATTGTCAGCAAAGGAACCGGAGGCTCTCCCATTTTGTGCCATTGCTTATGCTCTGAATGGTATATTTGGATCCATACTCTGCTCAATTCCTGCAGTAAGACAAAGCTTGCTTGCACTTGTGGGCTGA
- the LOC107479075 gene encoding protein WEAK CHLOROPLAST MOVEMENT UNDER BLUE LIGHT 1, with protein sequence MEPHPESPRGYDESATLVSSHNKNFIDTASPFESVKDAVSKFGGRVDWKSRRTQSLERSKLVGQEISKTETVEELENTKKLIEELKTNLERIEKEELEAKEEADLLSVKIEEMEEDIVSEASVEAKAQLDAEKARHAAAVSDLEFVKRELDSLNKEYTCMVSERDVAARKAEDAVAASKEAEKALENLTNELIATKESLSATRAAHLEAEEKRSGIADEEFHKCRLELEEAEEELEKLNKQVLSARVLKSKLDASSSLLLDLKAELAAYMGSKLKEQGNLELKKELEEVKLNIEKAAAEVDSLREASMSLKSELEDEKSILSGLRQSEEMAATAVTTLQEELEKTRSLIAFRRMKEQEDREMMIELPKKLQEVEKEAEEARALLKAAQAELMEAEQEAEQAKALATTLENKLLSTEKEIESAKVSEKFARDAIKALEKTETGKSGNESDPSKVTLTLDEYQELSKRTYKAEEQANARIAAANAQIEKAKELELRSLEKLEELNEELSVRRESLKIATENADRAKEGKLAIEYELRTWITEQEEQQRKADELSPDTDTEAEPNVDAATPLPDQHLSSSKCNDAPVLTESAPGTAPASAPEAPEAPAPAPDTKTKKKKKLKSLFPTKVVMFFSKRKTHPAK encoded by the exons ATGGAGCCACATCCAGAATCCCCAAGG GGTTATGATGAATCTGCAACACTTGTTTCCTCTCATAACAAGAATTTCATTGATACGGCATCCCCTTTTGAATCTGTCAAAGATGCTGTATCCAAGTTTGGAGGAAGAGTTGATTGGAAGTCCCGCCGAACCCAGAGTTTGGAG AGAAGCAAACTTGTAGGACAAGAAATTTCAAAGACGGAAACAGTAGAGGAATTGGAGAACACAAAGAAACTTATAGAAGAACTGAAGACTAACTTAGAGAGGATAGAAAAAGAAGAGcttgaagcaaaagaagagGCAGATCTCTTGAGTGTTAAGATTGAGGAGATGGAGGAGGATATTGTGAGTGAAGCCAGTGTGgaagccaaggcacaactcGATGCTGAGAAGGCCAGGCATGCTGCCGCAGTTTCGGACTTGGAATTTGTCAAAAGGGAACTGGACTCACTCAATAAGGAGTACACTTGCATGGTGAGTGAAAGGGATGTGGCTGCCCGAAAGGCAGAAGATGCTGTTGCTGCATCCAAGGAGGCTGAAAAGGCCTTGGAGAATCTGACTAATGAGTTGATTGCAACAAAGGAGTCATTGAGTGCCACCCGAGCTGCACACCTGGAAGCAGAGGAAAAGAGGTCGGGCATCGCTGATGAAGAATTCCACAAGTGTAGGCTGGAACTAGAAGAGGCAGAGGAGGAGCTAGAGAAGCTCAACAAGCAAGTGTTGTCAGCACGGGTTCTGAAATCCAAATTGGATGCATCTTCCTCGTTGCTACTCGATTTGAAGGCTGAATTAGCAGCATATATGGGATCAAAGCTGAAAGAGCAAGGCAATCTAGAGCTGAAGAAGGAACTTGAGGAAGTCAAACTCAACATTGAGAAGGCAGCTGCTGAGGTTGACAGCTTGAGGGAGGCTTCCATGTCACTAAAATCGGAGCTGGAAGATGAGAAGTCGATCCTCTCCGGCCTCAGGCAGAGCGAGGAAATGGCAGCTACTGCAGTGACAACGCTCCAGGAGGAGCTGGAGAAGACTCGGTCCCTGATAGCTTTCCGGCGGATGAAGGAGCAAGAAGACAGAGAGATGATGATAGAGCTGCCCAAGAAGCTTCAGGAAGTGGAAAAAGAGGCTGAGGAGGCCAGAGCACTTCTTAAGGCCGCTCAGGCAGAGCTTATGGAAGCAGAACAGGAGGCTGAACAGGCCAAGGCCCTGGCAACTACATTGGAGAATAAGCTGCTGTCAACAGAGAAGGAGATAGAATCGGCCAAGGTCTCCGAGAAGTTTGCAAGAGATGCAATCAAGGCATTGGAAAAGACAGAAACCGGCAAAAGCGGGAATGAGAGCGACCCTTCCAAGGTGACCCTGACACTGGACGAATACCAGGAGCTGAGCAAGCGAACCTACAAAGCGGAGGAGCAAGCCAATGCTAGGATTGCAGCTGCTAATGCTCAAATTGAGAAGGCAAAGGAGTTGGAGTTGAGGAGCTTGGAGAAGCTGGAAGAACTTAACGAGGAGTTGTCTGTGAGAAGGGAGTCTCTCAAGATTGCCACCGAGAACGCTGATAGGGCCaaagaaggaaagctagctATCGAATATGAGTTGAGAACATGGATTACTGAACAGGAGGAGCAGCAGAGAAAGGCTGATGAACTTAGTCCCGATACTGATACCGAGGCTGAACCTAATGTTGATGCTGCAACTCCTCTTCCCGACCAACATTTGTCAAGCTCCAAGTGTAACGATGCCCCAGTCCTAACTGAATCAGCGCCAGGCACCGCCCCTGCCTCTGCCCCAGAAGCTCCAGAAGCTCCAGCCCCTGCCCCAGATACAAAgaccaagaagaagaagaagctcaagtcACTATTCCCAACAAAAGTTGTCATGTTCTTTTCTAAGAGGAAGACGCACCCAGCCAAGTGA
- the LOC107479198 gene encoding uncharacterized protein LOC107479198 encodes MKYVTDEASMQEMFSVYLESRSQISFIELYVEFEQSAVDRDIELEDYNSDSEEEFESNYEVVDPSVDEDQADEAMVADVADVANALANQQPFVEPSFMRSLDLEAMHEPEFPQYANAAELPLMPDGEFTVGMEFSSREAVIKAMKDYTIRRGVDYRGDQNVQKVLLEIRRYNGSHTCTRATISQNHSKLDSNTVAEAIKPLVEVDPSIRVKSVIAEVQAKFNYTISYRKAWLAKQKAVGSIFGGWEASYEALPIWFEAMCHKDPSAVVHFETMPAYQGDDLVPNIRVLHRVFWSYYPCIRAFRHCKPIVQVDGTHLYGKYKGCLLVAVSQDGNNNIVPIAFAIVEGETSEAWHFYLSNLRQHVVTRDGVGLISDRHNSIRAAIACSNGAWSPPRAFHMFCIRHIESNFLRKFKAPYLQKLIVNIGYSRTVREYETRYQRLRERGEAYTNWLDRIPPEQYALAFDGGYRWGHMTTNLVECINSVLKGARNLPVTALVKATFYRLNELFTRKRAEAEARINAGHVFSELVTSKLHVNQRAAVNIQVSCFDRQNEVFEVRECPNGVEYAVDLRRQRCDCGEFQVDRVPCQHVFACCAN; translated from the exons ATGAAATACGTGACCGACGAAGCGAGTATGCAAGAAATGTTTTCAGTGTATCTTGAAAGTCGGTCGCAAATATCGTTCATCGAACTGTATGTCGAGTTCGAGCAATCTGCAGTGGACCGAGACATtgaattggaagattacaaCAGTGATAGTGAAGAAGAGTTCGAAAGTAACTACGAGGTTGTTGATCCGAGTGTAGACGAAGATCAAGCTGACGAGGCTATGGTGGCAGATGTGGCGGATGTGGCAAATGCACTAGCAAACCAGCAGCCTTTTGTGGAGCCGAGTTTCATGCGGTCGTTGGATTTGGAGGCTATGCATGAGCCGGAGTTTCCTCAATATGCAAATGCAG CAGAGCTTCCCCTTATGCCAGATGGCGAATTTACTGTGGGAATGGAGTTCAGTTCTAGGGAGGCAGTAATTAAGGCGATGAAAGATTATACAATCCGCAGAGGTGTAGATTATCGG GGTGACCAAAATGTCCAGAAAGTTCTGCTGGAGATAAGGAGGTACAATGGAAGTCACACCTGTACTAGGGCCACCATTTCTCAAAATCATTCGAAGCTGGATTCCAACACAGTTGCAGAAGCAATAAAGCCATTGGTAGAAGTTGACCCGTCTATAAGGGTGAAATCAGTGATTGCGGAAGTCCAGGCAAAGTTTAACTATACCATAAGTTATCGCAAAGCATGGTTGGCAAAACAGAAGGCAGTGGGGTCAATTTTCGGTGGGTGGGAAGCTTCGTACGAAGCCTTGCCGATATGGTTTGAGGCTATGTGTCACAAGGATCCATCCGCGGTCGTTCATTTTGAAACGATGCCTGCGTATCAGGGAGATGACTTGGTTCCTAATATTCGTGTACTACACCGAGTCTTCTGGAGTTATTACCCTTGTATTAGAGCATTCAGACATTGCAAGCCAATAGTGCAAGTAGACGGAACTCATTTGTATGGAAAGTATAAGGGTTGTTTGTTGGTTGCAGTCTCACAGGATGGCAACAACAACATCGTGCCGATTGCATTTGCGATAGTTGAGGGAGAGACATCTGAGGCTTGGCACTTTTATCTGAGTAACCTGAGACAGCATGTTGTGACACGTGATGGTGTCGGCCTTATCTCCGATCGGCACAATTCCATTAGAGCTGCTATTGCTTGTAGCAATGGAGCTTGGTCTCCTCCAAGAGCGTTCCACATGTTCTGTATCAGACACATAGAGTCCAACTTTCTTAGGAAATTCAAGGCTCCGTATCTGCAGAAACTAATCGTCAACATCG GATACTCGCGAACAGTTCGTGAGTACGAGACACGTTATCAGCGTTTACGCGAGCGGGGTGAGGCTTATACCAACTGGTTGGATCGGATTCCGCCTGAGCAGTATGCGTTGGCGTTTGATGGGGGATATCGATGGGGTCACATGACAACCAATCTAGTGGAATGCATCAACTCGGTTCTGAAAGGGGCTCGCAATCTTCCAGTCACGGCACTTGTTAAGGCAACGTTTTACAGGCTTAATGAGTTGTTCACCCGGAAAAGAGCTGAGGCCGAGGCTCGAATTAACGCAGGACATGTGTTCTCTGAGCTTGTAACCTCCAAACTGCATGTGAATCAGCGGGCAGCGGTTAACATCCAAGTTAGTTGCTTTGACCGACAGAACGAGGTATTCGAAGTGCGTGAGTGTCCCAATGGTGTGGAGTATGCAGTGGACCTCCGTCGTCAACGGTGTGACTGTGGTGAATTCCAAGTGGACCGGGTTCCGTGTCAACATGTGTTTGCTTGTTGTGCAAACTAA
- the LOC107479222 gene encoding protein TORNADO 2-like, which translates to MALSNNVIGGINLGAVLLSIPIIGTGIWLSTEVAESCVKVLEWAVLMLGIVMMVVGLAGLAGALLWRVQQVRVMIFYLVAMLVLIVLLLCLVVLVYTVTLRGHGNVQPNRSYLEYHLDDFSLWLRRRVRSSRIRTCLSKTNVCARLNQSYRMPQDFFNAHLTPMQSGCCKPPTECGYTFVNPTYWISPISTAADADCTRWSNDQMQLCYNCDSCKAGVLAAVRKEWRAANLILLITLLPLVALYLAAFFAFRNAKTDQLFRRYRQGYT; encoded by the coding sequence ATGGCACTGAGCAACAATGTGATAGGAGGCATCAACTTAGGGGCGGTGCTGCTGTCGATTCCAATAATTGGGACCGGGATATGGCTGAGCACAGAGGTAGCGGAATCGTGTGTGAAGGTTCTAGAATGGGCGGTGCTTATGTTGGGGATTGTGATGATGGTGGTGGGTCTGGCGGGATTGGCGGGAGCATTATTGTGGAGAGTCCAGCAGGTGAGGGTGATGATATTCTACCTGGTAGCCATGCTGGTGCTAATCGTGTTGCTGCTGTGCCTGGTGGTGTTGGTGTACACGGTCACCCTTAGAGGCCACGGCAACGTTCAACCCAACCGCTCATACTTGGAATACCACTTGGATGACTTCTCGCTTTGGCTTCGTCGAAGGGTTAGAAGCTCTCGTATCAGAACCTGCCTTTCCAAAACCAATGTGTGCGCTCGCTTGAACCAAAGTTACCGAATGCCTCAGGACTTCTTTAATGCGCATCTGACACCCATGCAGTCAGGGTGCTGTAAGCCACCAACAGAATGCGGTTACACCTTTGTGAATCCAACGTACTGGATAAGCCCCATCAGCACGGCAGCAGATGCCGACTGCACACGCTGGAGCAACGACCAGATGCAGCTCTGCTACAACTGTGACTCCTGTAAGGCCGGTGTCTTGGCCGCCGTCAGAAAAGAATGGAGAGCGGCCAATCTCATACTCCTCATTACTTTGCTTCCTCTCGTTGCACTCTACCTCGCTGCCTTCTTTGCCTTTCGGAACGCAAAAACTGACCAACTCTTCCGCAGATACAGGCAAGGATACACCTAG